The window GTGCAGCGTGGGTGAGAGGGTTTTCATGGCAAAGGTGGTTCGGATGAAAACATATTCCTGCGTGCCCCGCGTTGCGTCCCATGATCGTATGGAGACAGGCTCGGGCGATTCGCACGAGAATGCTGCTGCGCCATCCCCATGGGCTTGTTAGTCGCAAAGCAGCGAAAGCGAGCAAAGGAAGTCAGGTCTCCTGACCGGACAGCGGCCGGCGGGTTTTCTTACCCGCCTTCATCGTTGATAATCTACAACCGCAAACGCAGCCAACTCACAGATCGCCCATGTCTCTCTGGCTGCACTGCTGCTTTCGCTGCTTTCGCTGCTTTGCGACCAACCTCACGCACGTCTCCTCGCCCATCGTCAATATGTGTCGTCCCGCGAACTCCGTGCACTCCACCATTCACCGGATGCGACGTGCGCCATCAGCTGTGGGAAGAACTCGAGAAAATCTTTCTCCATCTCTTCACCATGCTCGCGGATCGGTGCCACCGCATCCTGCAGCCGCACGGTCTTCTTCCAGCGCAGGGAGAGACGGAGGGACATGCGTTGAAGGGCTGCCTCGATGCCTTCCAGCCTGCGGTAGGAATACAATCGATCCTCACGCACAAGGTACTCGATCAACTCCGCACCATCCTCCGGAAGCTGGTGCCTGCGCGTGGTGGCCTCCGCTTGAAACTGCCGCGTGAAGTCGCGCAAGGTGGACTCGTGGAATTGTTCCCAGTTCTTCGCCAGGAAGTGATCATAAAGCATGTCCACCAGGATGCCCGCGTAGCGTCGATGACTGGCGATGATGCGCATCTTGCTGCGTTGCACGATTGGATGTGTGTCCGTGAACCGATCAATCGCGGCGTGGCAACACCGACCTGCCTCAAAGGAGGGACCCATCACCCCGCGTGGCTCACGACGCAGCACGTCCGCCAGCAGGTTGCCGAGCTGGAACTCGACATCCGGCGGGGAGAGGTGCACATGGGCCAGCCAGTTCATTTTGGTGGATAGGAATTGCGGTCTGAAAAATTCCTGCGACTGCGTTCAGCGTCCAGAGAATACCTTCATGAAAGTCTTACGGGCCTCCCTTGCCGCCAGCTTCTTTTTCCTCATGGCCAGCCTTCAGGCTGCCAAACCCGTGAAATGGGAACCATGGATGGAAACCGACAGGGATGTCTTCCCCAGTCTGCTCATTGCCACCGCCACGGTTGACTGGAATGCGGAAGCAGAAGTGGATGAGGATGGTGAAGAGTACGCTCCAACCTATGGAGATACCAATGGATGGTTCGGTGTGTGGGTGTCCCAGGTACCCGCTGGCGCGAAGCTGACCGTGGAGGTGGAATCGCCCGGCTGGCTCAAGCCATCCAAGGTGGAGGTGAACGTGAAGAAAGCGCAGGAGGACATCTACATCACTCCCAAGGCAGTGCTGGATTACGACGCCCTGCATCTGATCCGCGAGCAGAAGCCTGTGAACGTCTCCTTCAAGGTGAGCCTGAATGGAACCTTGCTGGGCGAGCGGCACGAGACCCTCACCATGCATGGCTTGAACGATTGTCCTTTCTTTGTCGACCACGGTGAAGAGGCTGAGTCGCTGGATCTCTCGTGGATGTTTGCCGCATATGTGAATGAGAACCACCCCTGGATCGACAGGATCCTGCAGGAAGCCCTGCAGACAGGATTGGTGGACTCCTTCACCGGATACCAGACAGAGGACCCGGAACAGGTGCTGACCCAGGTCTTTGCCATCTGGCATGTCCTCCAGCGCAAGGGCATCAAGTACTCGGACATTTCCACCACGCCCGGTGCGAAGATGGTCTACTGCCAGACTGTGCGTTTCCTGGATGAAAGCCTCGATGCCACCCAGGCGAATTGTGTGGACGGCTCCGTGCTGATGGCGTCCCTGCTGCGGAAGATCGGGATCACGGCTTACCTCGTCATGGTGCCCGGGCATTGCTACCTTGCTTTTGATACGGATGCCGAGGGTGAAGAGACAGTGGGTCTCGAGACCACGATGCTGGGAAACAACAAACTCAAACCCCTCAAGGAGTTGCCCAGCATGGAGGCGAAGCTGAAGAAGAAGGAATTCGCTGCCTCGCTGAAAACCTTCAAGAGCGCCATCTCCACTGCGAATGAGGACCTCGAAGAGAATGCCGAGAAATTCGGGGATGAAGAGGAGACAGAATATCAGCTGATCAGCATCCAGGAGGCGCGGGACTTCGGTATCCTGCCCATCGCTTCCGGCCGGAAGCGGAGCTAGGCAATTGGTGTTGGAAAACAGCGCCCTCCGCTCGGCGGGGTTTTTTCATTGACTAACAATCGGCTGGGAAGGAAAAAAGTCCCATGGCCAGAGGCACCCTAGTAAATCTTGATGCGATGCTCCCACGCGAGGACTTTGCGTTGGTCGATGACGACAACCCGCCGAGTTACGAAAAATTCGAGAGGATATCTGTCAAAGATCTAAAAGAGGATGGAATAATTCCACTCCTTCGCAAGCCAGATTTTCAAAGAGAGACCAATCACTGGACTCCAGAGCAAGTTGCCTCATTGCTCGAATGTTTTGTTAACGGCGACCTGATACCTTCAGTTATTGTCTGGAAGTCACCAACCTATCTCTTCGTGATTGATGGAGGTCATAGACTAAGTGCACTTCGAGCATGGCTTCTCGACGACTACGGGGACGCGCCAACCTCTCTCGCTTTTTTTGGTCGCTCAGTATCGAACGAGCAGGAAAGGGCTGCGCAGCGAACACGAGAACTAGTGTCTCAAAAGATTGGGAACTTTAAACACTTTCAGGCACGGCTGAGCGATCCAAATCTTGATGATCGCGAGAGACGACGTATCAACACGGTCCTGACACGAGGAATTCCTGTGCAATGGGTAGAAGGCAACGCCGAAAAGGCTGAGGCTTCCTTCTTTAAAATCAATACCAAAGGAACTCCGCTTGATGACATAGAGGAACTTTTGCTTTCGAATCGGCGCAAGCCAATCGCTGTTGCGTCACGGGCGGTGATCCGGGCGGGAATGGGACACCGGTACTGGAGTCGATTCCCTTCGCCGACATGTGACGAAGTTGAGCAGCTGGCCAAAACGATCCATAGCACTCTCTTTGAACCTGAATACAATACTCCAGTTAAGACATTGGATCTTCCGTTAGGAGGTTCTTCTGGAGTTCGTGCCGCCCTCCAAGTGCTTATCGAGTTCATGTTGTTTGCCATCCGCAACCAAGCAAATGAGCCGAAACATCTAAAAGACCAAGCGGACGATCCCGACGGCTCTTCAACCAAAGAGGCACTGCGGGAAGCACTCAATTTGGCATTGAGGATGACCGGAAACGACAAGGGCAGCTTGGGGTTGCACCCGGCGATTTATTTCTATGGACCCACTGGACGCCACCTGAGTCCAATGTTCTTGGGTATGGCCCTTCTGCTTAGTCGAAAGATGATCAACAACGACAAGGGGTTTTTTGAAAAATTTACAAAGGTACGCTCTAAACTCGAAGACGCGTTGATTGCTCACAAGGATCTCGTCGCCACAATCTTGCAGAAGACTATTAGCAGAAACAGAGTGCAAAAGTACGCTAGTTTGATCGATTCGCTTGTTGGCTACATCGTATCTGATCCGAATAGCAGTCTCGATGATGCTCAAATCGTATCGCTCTCTGGGCTATCTGGTAAAATCATTACAGGTAGCGCGGACAATGCTGGAAAGGACTTTTCAGATGAAACCAAGAGCGCTGTCTTTATTAACGCAGCCCTTAAAGGAGCTCTCCGTTGTCCTATCTGCAATGGATTTCTAGACTCTGCAAAATCGATCTCATACGATCACATAAGGGAGCGGGCTCGCGGTGGGTTGGGAAGTGAGGCGAACTGCCAACTAACCCATCCATACTGCAATCAGGCAGTGAAAAACAAGCTCCCGCTGACGCCGTGAGTAGCTGGTTTAAACCCAACAGTTGTCGTTCACGCGCTTCTGTTATTCACCGCATTTTCATGTGGTGTTCATCGAAGCTTCATGCGGCCCGGGCAGAGTGGGAGTGTCATTCACCCTGCCTCTGCCATGACTTCCACACGCCTCTCCCTCGTCTGCTACATCGCCATGCAGGCAGCAGTCTCAGGAACCTCTACAGCGCAGACCCCGGCATCACCCCTGCCCACCCTGGAGAATGCCGAAGTGCGCATCCCGTACGCGGAGTTGCGAAAGCTGTGGGAGATCGCTCATGGCATGGACCCACAAGAACTGCCCAAGGGCGCGCTCCTGTCGGCCGAGTACCGCGCGGACGTCTCCGGTGGCAAGCTGAAGCTGGAGGCCGACTTCAGGGTGGAGTCCTTTGGCAAGCGTTGGGAACGCATCCGCCTCATGGGTGCGGGTCCCGCCGTGGCCAGTGTCGAGCCTGCCGATGCGCGACTGTTGGTAGAGGGAGAGGATCTCTTCCTGCTGACCCACACGGAAGGCGCCACCTCGGTGAAGGTCCGTTTTGTGGAGACTGTATTGCCTGTGCTGGGAAGCGGTCCTTTCTTGGAGCTGCAATCCGCGCCGTGTGCGGTGGCCGCATTGAAGGTCAGCGGTGTGGCGGCGAAGCAACTTCTCAAGCTGGGTGAGCAGCGGGTGGACGCAGCGGCAGATGGCGCCCTGCAGATCCCACTCTCACCCAAAGGTGGGAAGAATCTCCTGAGCCTGGTCGATGCCGCTTCCGAGCCACAGCCGGATCCTCCACCGCCGCCGCTGCAGGCCAGCGAATGGACGGTGCAGAATGAAGTGCTCGCCATCGAGGGTGATGGTGAAATCAAACACCACGCGCGCGTCCGCCTGCTGGCGGTGAACGGTTCGGCGCTGGAGGCCACGCTGATGATGCCGGCCAATGCGCGTGGGGTTGCGCTTGCCAAGGCAGATGACATTCGCGACTGGAAACTCGTCCGCAATTCGGATGGGAGTGCGGAACTGCGCTTGCGCTGGCAGACACGCGACATCATGGAGCGCGAGTTCCGCCTTTCCTATGCCCTGCCCCAACTGCCGCTGGCGACGGCCTGGGAGCTTCGCGCTCCTGCCGTCGCGGGTGAGAACAAGACGAAGACACTGTACATGTTCGCGCTGCAGGCCGGCGTGGAGCTCAGTGTGCCCGACATGCAGTCTCCCGTGCCGCCCATCCGGCTTTCCAAGTGGATTGCCGAGGAGTCCAAGGCGACGGAGTTCGGCACGGTGTCGGGTGCGGCCTCAGTGACGGTGGCTGCGAAGCTGCTGCCGCGTGTGGACACCGCTTCTGCCGCCATCACCAAAAGCACCTGCACCACGAAGCTGGTGGCGGATGGTTCGGTGCTGACAGAGTCGAAGATGGAAATCGAACATCAGCAGCCGGAGCGCTGGGTGGTCGTTCTCCCTGAGAACAGCACCTTGCTGAAGTGCGCGGTAAACAACGCGCCGGTGAATCCCATCGTGCGCGCCGCTGGAGAACTGGAGGTGCCTCTCACCGGCAGCGGCAAGAGCGAAGTTCAGCTCTCGTACACCGAGGCAAAGGGCAAGCTCGATGCCGTGGAAGGTCAGACAGCCTTGGAACTCGCGCAGACACCTCTCTTCATTCATGAAGTGCTCTGGAATGTGGAAATCCCGGAGGGGTATGAAGCTGTCGGCGCCGAGGGGAATGTGGAATTCGCCACCCAGGGCACGAACACGAGTGGAAATGCCGCCGCTCTCAGTCTGATCAAAAAGCTCTGCCGCAATGAGCGCCCGCAGATTGCACTCTTCTACCGCAAGCGCGGTCTCGAATAGCACGAGCGCCACGCTCTCTCCTTCCGCATGTCCCGTCACCTCTGACCCCTCTTCGCCATGACCGTTCTCCGCATCTTTACCATCGCCCTCATCACGCTTTGCACCGCGGTGGCATGGGCCATTCTTGGCAGTACGCTGCAAATTCGCACCCACGAATCCAGCAGCCAGATGGGCAGCGAGGTGGCGGATGTGTGGGGCTTTCCCCTGAAGCAGCTTCATCCCTCCGCCTTCTATCACGCGCCCACGGGGAACAATCGCAAGGTGACGCTCCAGCCGGACTCGAGCCACGTCGAGGTGACGCTGCAGTCTGAACCAAAGAAGCGCGGGCTCCTCTGGCACCGCACCTACTCGGTACAATTCAGTGCGGCCTATCAGTTCACGAATCCCACGCCGATTCCACAGACCATCTATGTGCAGTACCAGCTCCCCTCGAAAGAGGCGAGCTACACCAATTTCGCTTTCACACTGGGAGATGAATCGCTGCGCCGCGCGGTCCCGAAGGCCGGAGTCATCACCGAGGCGCTCACGGTACCGGCGAAGGGAACGGCCCCCTTGAAGGTTTCCTACGAGTCCCGCGGCATGGATTCCTGGCAATACACCTTCCCCGACGCGAGCCGCGTGCAGGGATTCGAGCTGGTCATGCAGACGGACTTCGCTGAGATCAACTTCCCCAGCGGCACCGGCTCTCCAACGGCGCGTGATCGTCTGAAGGGCCGTTACTGGTGGACTTATCCGGATGTGCTTTCCGCGCCTGCCATTGGCATGGACATGCCCAAGGTGCTGAAGGCCGGCCCCGTGGCTGCGCGCATTTCTTTCTTCGCACCAGTATCGCTGGTGTTCTTCTTCACGGTGCTGATGCTCATGGGCGTGGTGATGGGCATCAATCTCCATCCCATGAACTACTTCTTCCTCGCGGCCGGATGTTTTGCTTTCCAGCTCCTGTTTGCCTACCTTGTGGATCTGGTGCCCTTGCATCTCAGCTTCGTGATCGCGGCCGTGGTCTCGCTGCTGCTCGTTTGTGGTTATATCCGTGCGGTGGGCGGGAAGAGGATGCTGAGGGTCGCCCTGCCGGCGCAGTTCGCGTACATGGTGCTCTTCAGCTACAGCTTCTTCTTTGATGGCATGACAGGGCTGATGATCACCATCGGTGCCATCGTCACCCTCGCCCTGCTCATGACCTTCACCGCGCGGGTGAACTGGGCCGAGCAACTGGCTGGCAAGAAGCGCGTCCTGCCTACGCCACCCACCATTCCGCCCGCGCCTCCAGGCAAGCTCCCTGCCGCAGTGTGAGTGATCTTGCTCCTCCCCGTTTCATTCAACCCACCCATCGCCATGACACCGTCACGCCTCGTCAGTATTGTCGTCATCACGGGCGCCGCCACCCTTGCCTGGTTTGTCCTGGGCGCCACGCTGCACCAGCGTTCGCGTGCTTCCGCTTCACGCATGGGGAATGAGGTGCGGCAGGTCTGGGGTCCCGGCCTTGCCCAGCCGCACCTGACGCTGCTGGCGGACAGCACCTCCGGGTCCGGAGATCCCGAAGTCATGCTGCCCACCTCTTCGAAGGTGGAGGCGCGCATTGCGTATTCGCCCAAGAAGCGCGGCCTGCTCTGGCATCGCACCTACGACGTGGAGTTCTCCGCGCGCTATGAAATCACCAACACGGCGGCCAGCGCGCGCAACGTGCGCGTGCAGATGTCCCTGCCCACCAGGAACACCAGCTATGACAACTTCGCCTTCCAGCTCGGTGAAGGCGCTGCCACCGATATCGCACCGCACAATGGCATGGTGGAGACCGTGAAGCTCATTCCTGCCGGCGCTACCTTGCCCCTGACGGTGCGCTACAATGCACGCGGTCTGGATCGCTGGTCCTATACCTTCCCGCAGGGCAGCCGGGTGAAAAACTTCACGCTCACCATGGGAACGAACTTCGATGACGTGAGTTTCCCCGTGGGAGCCACCTCACCCACCAAGCTGGAACCTGTGGCCAAAGGTGAAGGTGTGGATCTCGTGTGGAACTACACCGACACCATCGACGCGCGTGACATCGCGGTGGACATGCCCCGTTTGTTGAATGCAGGGCCGGTGATTGCGCGCATCACCTTCTTTGCACCGGTGTCACTTGTGCTTTTCTTCGGCGTGCTGGTGGTGGTGAGCATGCTGCGGGGGATCCATCTTCATCCCATGACGTATGCCTTTCTCGCGGCCGGGTTCTTCACCTTCCATCTGCTGCTGGCGTATCTGGGGGATCAGATGTCCCTGCATGCGGCATTCCTGATCGCCTCGGTGATTTCACTCGTGATGGTGAGCGGCTACCTGCATGCGGTGGCCGGCAAGTCGATCAGCATGGTCGCCGTGCCGGCGCAGCTCGCGTACATGGTGCTCTTCAGCTACAGCTTCTTCTTCGACGGCATGACAGGTCTCACGCTCACCATCACTGCCGTGGCCACGCTCGCGCTCCTGATGGTTGCGACCGCGAAGGTGAACTGGGAAGAAGTGTTCCGCAGGGGTCGTGAGGCATTGCTGGAAAGAAAGAGCAAGAGCGGCCCCCTGCCGTCTCCAGCAACCACCTGATCGCCCCTCGCGCGCATCCTGCACCCACCCTGCTCCCATGGAACCTGAACAGCTATATCTCATCTTTGGCGCAGTGGCTGCGCTCTGCGCCGCGGTCGTCATCGCAATGGCCGTCTGTGTGGCATTCGTCATGGTGATGATCGGTGTGGTGACCATTTCCATCATCGTGGGATTCTCCACAGGAAAGGTGTTGTCCGGACTGCGCGCCTTGTTGGTGCAGCTGGGTGTACTCGCAGGGGCGCCGGTGGGTGCCGTGGCGGCACTGGTGCTTGCCCAGACCTGGCCTGACCTCTCCCATCATGGTGTGATACTGGCCATGGGCGGCGCTACGGGTGCCTTCGGTGGACTCGTGATGGCGCTGCTGGCGAATCGTGTGGTGCAGATGGCGGCGGATCGCTTTCCGAAGCTGCGCCTGCCTCGCACGACCTTGATTCCTTCATCTTAAGCCCATGGGTATATGAAATGGATTGTAGTGTTGCTGGTCCTCACGGCGGGGATGTTTGGGATCGCCCACATGTACTTGAAACGCGACGTCGCCCATGTGTCGCAGGCACGAAGCTTCGAGTACCCGGTGCTGGGCCTGGTGCTACCGGAGGGCGGTTCCCCAATGTTCGAGCCTGTGGCCCAGAACCTCGAGGTGCTCCAGCAGGCGGCGCATCTCCAGATCCTTCGCAAGCATGGCTGCAAACGCGTCACCCACCTCGTGTTGCACCTGGACTGCCACTACTACTTCGCAGACAATGCCATGGTCTACGTGACCACCTGGGCCAGTCCCGGCAGACCACCCCGGCTTGTCGAGACCCGTTCGTGGGCCGGTCCCCCCGCCGAGTTTGACGGTTATCACACGGAACTCTTGCCCGAAGCGTGACTTCGATCATCAATGCAATGACACTGCTTCCCCTCATACCCACGCCTTCCGCCGCCATGCTGCCCCCGGTCCGCCCACGCATTTTGATCGTTGAGGACGAGCCGTCCATCGCGGACAACATCGTGTACTCATTGGAGTCAGAGGGTTTCGCTCCTTGCGCCTGCAGCACCGGAGCCGAGGCGATCGCACGTCTGGAGGCCGAGGACTTCGCCCTGGCTGTCCTGGATGTTGGCCTGCCGGATACGACGGGCTTCGAGCTCTGTCGTGAGCTTCGGCTCATCAAGGATGTGCCGGTGATCTTTCTCACGGCACGCTCTTCAGAGCTGGACCGCGTAGTGGGTTTGGAAATTGGAGGCGATGATTACATCTGCAAACCTTTCAGCCCTCGCGAACTCACCGCACGTGTGCGTGCCGTGCTGCGTCGGGCGGACCA is drawn from Roseimicrobium gellanilyticum and contains these coding sequences:
- a CDS encoding inner membrane CreD family protein, coding for MTPSRLVSIVVITGAATLAWFVLGATLHQRSRASASRMGNEVRQVWGPGLAQPHLTLLADSTSGSGDPEVMLPTSSKVEARIAYSPKKRGLLWHRTYDVEFSARYEITNTAASARNVRVQMSLPTRNTSYDNFAFQLGEGAATDIAPHNGMVETVKLIPAGATLPLTVRYNARGLDRWSYTFPQGSRVKNFTLTMGTNFDDVSFPVGATSPTKLEPVAKGEGVDLVWNYTDTIDARDIAVDMPRLLNAGPVIARITFFAPVSLVLFFGVLVVVSMLRGIHLHPMTYAFLAAGFFTFHLLLAYLGDQMSLHAAFLIASVISLVMVSGYLHAVAGKSISMVAVPAQLAYMVLFSYSFFFDGMTGLTLTITAVATLALLMVATAKVNWEEVFRRGREALLERKSKSGPLPSPATT
- a CDS encoding ACP phosphodiesterase, encoding MNWLAHVHLSPPDVEFQLGNLLADVLRREPRGVMGPSFEAGRCCHAAIDRFTDTHPIVQRSKMRIIASHRRYAGILVDMLYDHFLAKNWEQFHESTLRDFTRQFQAEATTRRHQLPEDGAELIEYLVREDRLYSYRRLEGIEAALQRMSLRLSLRWKKTVRLQDAVAPIREHGEEMEKDFLEFFPQLMAHVASGEWWSARSSRDDTY
- a CDS encoding inner membrane CreD family protein; translated protein: MTVLRIFTIALITLCTAVAWAILGSTLQIRTHESSSQMGSEVADVWGFPLKQLHPSAFYHAPTGNNRKVTLQPDSSHVEVTLQSEPKKRGLLWHRTYSVQFSAAYQFTNPTPIPQTIYVQYQLPSKEASYTNFAFTLGDESLRRAVPKAGVITEALTVPAKGTAPLKVSYESRGMDSWQYTFPDASRVQGFELVMQTDFAEINFPSGTGSPTARDRLKGRYWWTYPDVLSAPAIGMDMPKVLKAGPVAARISFFAPVSLVFFFTVLMLMGVVMGINLHPMNYFFLAAGCFAFQLLFAYLVDLVPLHLSFVIAAVVSLLLVCGYIRAVGGKRMLRVALPAQFAYMVLFSYSFFFDGMTGLMITIGAIVTLALLMTFTARVNWAEQLAGKKRVLPTPPTIPPAPPGKLPAAV
- a CDS encoding GmrSD restriction endonuclease domain-containing protein: MARGTLVNLDAMLPREDFALVDDDNPPSYEKFERISVKDLKEDGIIPLLRKPDFQRETNHWTPEQVASLLECFVNGDLIPSVIVWKSPTYLFVIDGGHRLSALRAWLLDDYGDAPTSLAFFGRSVSNEQERAAQRTRELVSQKIGNFKHFQARLSDPNLDDRERRRINTVLTRGIPVQWVEGNAEKAEASFFKINTKGTPLDDIEELLLSNRRKPIAVASRAVIRAGMGHRYWSRFPSPTCDEVEQLAKTIHSTLFEPEYNTPVKTLDLPLGGSSGVRAALQVLIEFMLFAIRNQANEPKHLKDQADDPDGSSTKEALREALNLALRMTGNDKGSLGLHPAIYFYGPTGRHLSPMFLGMALLLSRKMINNDKGFFEKFTKVRSKLEDALIAHKDLVATILQKTISRNRVQKYASLIDSLVGYIVSDPNSSLDDAQIVSLSGLSGKIITGSADNAGKDFSDETKSAVFINAALKGALRCPICNGFLDSAKSISYDHIRERARGGLGSEANCQLTHPYCNQAVKNKLPLTP